One genomic window of Mauremys mutica isolate MM-2020 ecotype Southern chromosome 5, ASM2049712v1, whole genome shotgun sequence includes the following:
- the RTKN gene encoding rhotekin isoform X1, whose amino-acid sequence MFCRNHRSRVTVARGSALEMEIRRGRFRLSLLGDTPQDTDIQKKIDHELRMREGACKLLAACTQREQALEATKSLLVCNSRIMAYMSELQRMKEVQVAQRTARRPSDAGPMDDRLPCRGKVCVSDLRIPLMWKDTEYFKNKGDLHRCAVFCLLQLGVEIYDTEMVLVDRTLTDICFENGVLFTEAGPDFELKVELYSAGLEEDSALGSTPKKLASKLSSSLGRSSGKRLRAALDGAPGSPVSNGGSSPLLLPAPSVAGPKYHLLAHTVLSLAEVQDSFRTHDLAITSNEESSFWLPLYGSMCCRLAAQPSCMAQQMMCGFLKLQQQVGEQQSWARLFCVLRGSNLLCYRRPQDAEAPLEPALTIAINKETRIRATEKDPRNKLQSMSVTNRYGGEEVTHTLLAESRADTQRWMEAFWQHFYDLSQWKQCCDELMKMEVPSPRKPPALLAKQGSLYHEMAIEPVDDIEAVTDILARRVTALELRPDLGCPPWLSLFEGPLLSASHASITSEPASASPSRPRPAWGRPRTLSLDARLSTLKGRAGKGPAAPLRPLAGPPHSSSSSSGSTTPESERQGRRPTRDPRSCLQSQV is encoded by the exons ATGTTCTGCCGGAACCACCGGAGCCGAGTGACCGTGGCGAGGGGCTCGGCCCTGGAGATGGAGATCCGGAGGGGCCGCTTCAGGCTCAGCCTCCTCGGGGACACCCCCCAG gACACGGACATCCAGAAGAAGATTGACCACGAGCTCCGGATGCGCGAAGGTGCCTGTAAGCTGCTGGCAGCCTGCACACAGCGGGAGCAGGCGCTGGAGGCAACCAAGAGCCTTCTGGTCTGCAACAGCCGCATCATGGCCTACATGTCGGAGCTGCAGCGCATGAAGGAGGTGCAGGTGGCGCAGAGGACGGCCCGGCG cccctcGGACGCTGGCCCCATGGACGATCGCTTACCCTGCAGGGGGAAGGTCTGCGTGTCAG atctCCGGATCCCCTTGATGTGGAAGGACACGGAGTATTTCAAAAACAAGGGAG ACCTGCATCGCTGTGCCGTGTTCTGCCTGCTGCAGCTCGGCGTGGAGATCTATGACACCGAGATGGTGCTGGTGGACCGGACGCTCACGGACATCTGCTTCGAGAACGGAGTCCTCTT CACGGAGGCGGGCCCGGACTTCGAGCTGAAGGTGGAGCTGTACAGTGCGGGGCTGGAGGAGGACTCTGCGCTCGGTAGCACCCCGAAGAAGCTGGCCAGCAAACTGAGCAGCTCGCTGGGACGCTCCTCCGGGAAGCGGCTGCGCGCGGCGTTGGACGGGGCCCCAGGGAGCCCCGTGAGTAATGGGgggagcagccccctcctgctgccgGCCCCCAGCGTGGC GGGCCCCAAGTACCACCTGCTGGCCCACACCGTGCTCTCCCTGGCCGAGGTTCAGGACAGCTTCCGCACCCATGACTTGGCCATCACCAGCAACG AGGAGAGCTCCTTCTGGCTGCCCCTCTATGGCAGCATGTGCTGCCGCCTGgctgcccagcccagctgcaTGGCCCAGCAGATGATGTGCGGCTTCTTGAAATTGCAG cagcaggtgggcgagcagcagagctgggcgcGGCTGTTCTGCGTGCTGCGGGGCTCCAACCTCCTCTGCTACCGCCGGCCCCAGGACGCcgaggccccgctggagccagcACTCACCATCGCCATCAACAAG GAGACGCGGATCCGGGCCACGGAGAAGGACCCCAGGAACAAGCTGCAGAGCATGTCGGTGACCAACCGCTACGGGGGGGAGGAGGTGACGCACACGCTGCTGGCGGAGAGCCGGGCCGACACGCAGCGCTGGATGGAGGCCTTCTGGCAGCACTTCTACGACTTGA gCCAGTGGAAGCAGTGCTGCGATGAGCTCATGAAGATGGAGGTGCCGTCCCCACgcaagcccccagccctgctggccaAGCAGGGCTCCCTGTACCACGAGATGG CTATTGAGCCTGTGGACGACATTGAGGCCGTGACGGACATCCTGGCACGGCGGGTGACGGCCCTGGAGCTGCGGCCGGACCTGGGCTGCCCCCCATGGCTGTCTCTCTTCGAGGGGCCCCTGCTCAGCGCGTCCCACGCCAGCATCACTTCTGAGCCGGCCAGCGCCAGCCCCTCTCGCCCCCGCCCGGCGTGGGGCCGGCCCCGCACGCTCTCCCTGGACGCCAGGCTCAGCACGCTGAAGGGGCGTGCGGGGAAGGGCCCCGCCGCCCCCCTGCGCCCGCTGGCCggccccccccactccagctcctccagcagcgGCAGCACCACCCCCGAGTCGGAGCGCCAGGGCCGCCGCCCCACCCGGGATCCCCGCAGCTGTCTGCAGTCCCAGGTCTGA
- the RTKN gene encoding rhotekin isoform X4: MFCRNHRSRVTVARGSALEMEIRRGRFRLSLLGDTPQDTDIQKKIDHELRMREGACKLLAACTQREQALEATKSLLVCNSRIMAYMSELQRMKEVQVAQRTARRPSDAGPMDDRLPCRGKVCVSDLRIPLMWKDTEYFKNKGDLHRCAVFCLLQLGVEIYDTEMVLVDRTLTDICFENGVLFTEAGPDFELKVELYSAGLEEDSALGSTPKKLASKLSSSLGRSSGKRLRAALDGAPGSPVSNGGSSPLLLPAPSVAGPKYHLLAHTVLSLAEVQDSFRTHDLAITSNEESSFWLPLYGSMCCRLAAQPSCMAQQMMCGFLKLQQQVGEQQSWARLFCVLRGSNLLCYRRPQDAEAPLEPALTIAINKETRIRATEKDPRNKLQSMSVTNRYGGEEVTHTLLAESRADTQRWMEAFWQHFYDLSQWKQCCDELMKMEVPSPRKPPALLAKQGSLYHEMALPGPAVPPAACEGLLLQDNAVSAEIRALLSSYYSDSY; the protein is encoded by the exons ATGTTCTGCCGGAACCACCGGAGCCGAGTGACCGTGGCGAGGGGCTCGGCCCTGGAGATGGAGATCCGGAGGGGCCGCTTCAGGCTCAGCCTCCTCGGGGACACCCCCCAG gACACGGACATCCAGAAGAAGATTGACCACGAGCTCCGGATGCGCGAAGGTGCCTGTAAGCTGCTGGCAGCCTGCACACAGCGGGAGCAGGCGCTGGAGGCAACCAAGAGCCTTCTGGTCTGCAACAGCCGCATCATGGCCTACATGTCGGAGCTGCAGCGCATGAAGGAGGTGCAGGTGGCGCAGAGGACGGCCCGGCG cccctcGGACGCTGGCCCCATGGACGATCGCTTACCCTGCAGGGGGAAGGTCTGCGTGTCAG atctCCGGATCCCCTTGATGTGGAAGGACACGGAGTATTTCAAAAACAAGGGAG ACCTGCATCGCTGTGCCGTGTTCTGCCTGCTGCAGCTCGGCGTGGAGATCTATGACACCGAGATGGTGCTGGTGGACCGGACGCTCACGGACATCTGCTTCGAGAACGGAGTCCTCTT CACGGAGGCGGGCCCGGACTTCGAGCTGAAGGTGGAGCTGTACAGTGCGGGGCTGGAGGAGGACTCTGCGCTCGGTAGCACCCCGAAGAAGCTGGCCAGCAAACTGAGCAGCTCGCTGGGACGCTCCTCCGGGAAGCGGCTGCGCGCGGCGTTGGACGGGGCCCCAGGGAGCCCCGTGAGTAATGGGgggagcagccccctcctgctgccgGCCCCCAGCGTGGC GGGCCCCAAGTACCACCTGCTGGCCCACACCGTGCTCTCCCTGGCCGAGGTTCAGGACAGCTTCCGCACCCATGACTTGGCCATCACCAGCAACG AGGAGAGCTCCTTCTGGCTGCCCCTCTATGGCAGCATGTGCTGCCGCCTGgctgcccagcccagctgcaTGGCCCAGCAGATGATGTGCGGCTTCTTGAAATTGCAG cagcaggtgggcgagcagcagagctgggcgcGGCTGTTCTGCGTGCTGCGGGGCTCCAACCTCCTCTGCTACCGCCGGCCCCAGGACGCcgaggccccgctggagccagcACTCACCATCGCCATCAACAAG GAGACGCGGATCCGGGCCACGGAGAAGGACCCCAGGAACAAGCTGCAGAGCATGTCGGTGACCAACCGCTACGGGGGGGAGGAGGTGACGCACACGCTGCTGGCGGAGAGCCGGGCCGACACGCAGCGCTGGATGGAGGCCTTCTGGCAGCACTTCTACGACTTGA gCCAGTGGAAGCAGTGCTGCGATGAGCTCATGAAGATGGAGGTGCCGTCCCCACgcaagcccccagccctgctggccaAGCAGGGCTCCCTGTACCACGAGATGG CTCTCCCTGGCCCTGCGGTGCCGCCCGCGGCCTGCGAGGGGCTCCTGCTCCAGGATAACGCCGTCTCCGCTGAGATCCGGGCGCTTCTCTCCTCCTATTACAGTGACAG CTATTGA
- the RTKN gene encoding rhotekin isoform X2: MDMAARDRFAEMQDRLRILEDLNMLYVRQIALSLQDTDIQKKIDHELRMREGACKLLAACTQREQALEATKSLLVCNSRIMAYMSELQRMKEVQVAQRTARRPSDAGPMDDRLPCRGKVCVSDLRIPLMWKDTEYFKNKGDLHRCAVFCLLQLGVEIYDTEMVLVDRTLTDICFENGVLFTEAGPDFELKVELYSAGLEEDSALGSTPKKLASKLSSSLGRSSGKRLRAALDGAPGSPVSNGGSSPLLLPAPSVAGPKYHLLAHTVLSLAEVQDSFRTHDLAITSNEESSFWLPLYGSMCCRLAAQPSCMAQQMMCGFLKLQQQVGEQQSWARLFCVLRGSNLLCYRRPQDAEAPLEPALTIAINKETRIRATEKDPRNKLQSMSVTNRYGGEEVTHTLLAESRADTQRWMEAFWQHFYDLSQWKQCCDELMKMEVPSPRKPPALLAKQGSLYHEMAIEPVDDIEAVTDILARRVTALELRPDLGCPPWLSLFEGPLLSASHASITSEPASASPSRPRPAWGRPRTLSLDARLSTLKGRAGKGPAAPLRPLAGPPHSSSSSSGSTTPESERQGRRPTRDPRSCLQSQV, translated from the exons ATGGACATGGCGGCGAGGGACAGGTTTGCAGAGATGCAGGACAGGCTTCGGATCCTGGAGGACCTCAACATGCTGTACGTCCGGCAGATCGCGCTCAGCCTGCAG gACACGGACATCCAGAAGAAGATTGACCACGAGCTCCGGATGCGCGAAGGTGCCTGTAAGCTGCTGGCAGCCTGCACACAGCGGGAGCAGGCGCTGGAGGCAACCAAGAGCCTTCTGGTCTGCAACAGCCGCATCATGGCCTACATGTCGGAGCTGCAGCGCATGAAGGAGGTGCAGGTGGCGCAGAGGACGGCCCGGCG cccctcGGACGCTGGCCCCATGGACGATCGCTTACCCTGCAGGGGGAAGGTCTGCGTGTCAG atctCCGGATCCCCTTGATGTGGAAGGACACGGAGTATTTCAAAAACAAGGGAG ACCTGCATCGCTGTGCCGTGTTCTGCCTGCTGCAGCTCGGCGTGGAGATCTATGACACCGAGATGGTGCTGGTGGACCGGACGCTCACGGACATCTGCTTCGAGAACGGAGTCCTCTT CACGGAGGCGGGCCCGGACTTCGAGCTGAAGGTGGAGCTGTACAGTGCGGGGCTGGAGGAGGACTCTGCGCTCGGTAGCACCCCGAAGAAGCTGGCCAGCAAACTGAGCAGCTCGCTGGGACGCTCCTCCGGGAAGCGGCTGCGCGCGGCGTTGGACGGGGCCCCAGGGAGCCCCGTGAGTAATGGGgggagcagccccctcctgctgccgGCCCCCAGCGTGGC GGGCCCCAAGTACCACCTGCTGGCCCACACCGTGCTCTCCCTGGCCGAGGTTCAGGACAGCTTCCGCACCCATGACTTGGCCATCACCAGCAACG AGGAGAGCTCCTTCTGGCTGCCCCTCTATGGCAGCATGTGCTGCCGCCTGgctgcccagcccagctgcaTGGCCCAGCAGATGATGTGCGGCTTCTTGAAATTGCAG cagcaggtgggcgagcagcagagctgggcgcGGCTGTTCTGCGTGCTGCGGGGCTCCAACCTCCTCTGCTACCGCCGGCCCCAGGACGCcgaggccccgctggagccagcACTCACCATCGCCATCAACAAG GAGACGCGGATCCGGGCCACGGAGAAGGACCCCAGGAACAAGCTGCAGAGCATGTCGGTGACCAACCGCTACGGGGGGGAGGAGGTGACGCACACGCTGCTGGCGGAGAGCCGGGCCGACACGCAGCGCTGGATGGAGGCCTTCTGGCAGCACTTCTACGACTTGA gCCAGTGGAAGCAGTGCTGCGATGAGCTCATGAAGATGGAGGTGCCGTCCCCACgcaagcccccagccctgctggccaAGCAGGGCTCCCTGTACCACGAGATGG CTATTGAGCCTGTGGACGACATTGAGGCCGTGACGGACATCCTGGCACGGCGGGTGACGGCCCTGGAGCTGCGGCCGGACCTGGGCTGCCCCCCATGGCTGTCTCTCTTCGAGGGGCCCCTGCTCAGCGCGTCCCACGCCAGCATCACTTCTGAGCCGGCCAGCGCCAGCCCCTCTCGCCCCCGCCCGGCGTGGGGCCGGCCCCGCACGCTCTCCCTGGACGCCAGGCTCAGCACGCTGAAGGGGCGTGCGGGGAAGGGCCCCGCCGCCCCCCTGCGCCCGCTGGCCggccccccccactccagctcctccagcagcgGCAGCACCACCCCCGAGTCGGAGCGCCAGGGCCGCCGCCCCACCCGGGATCCCCGCAGCTGTCTGCAGTCCCAGGTCTGA
- the RTKN gene encoding rhotekin isoform X3 — translation MDSCRIGKDTDIQKKIDHELRMREGACKLLAACTQREQALEATKSLLVCNSRIMAYMSELQRMKEVQVAQRTARRPSDAGPMDDRLPCRGKVCVSDLRIPLMWKDTEYFKNKGDLHRCAVFCLLQLGVEIYDTEMVLVDRTLTDICFENGVLFTEAGPDFELKVELYSAGLEEDSALGSTPKKLASKLSSSLGRSSGKRLRAALDGAPGSPVSNGGSSPLLLPAPSVAGPKYHLLAHTVLSLAEVQDSFRTHDLAITSNEESSFWLPLYGSMCCRLAAQPSCMAQQMMCGFLKLQQQVGEQQSWARLFCVLRGSNLLCYRRPQDAEAPLEPALTIAINKETRIRATEKDPRNKLQSMSVTNRYGGEEVTHTLLAESRADTQRWMEAFWQHFYDLSQWKQCCDELMKMEVPSPRKPPALLAKQGSLYHEMAIEPVDDIEAVTDILARRVTALELRPDLGCPPWLSLFEGPLLSASHASITSEPASASPSRPRPAWGRPRTLSLDARLSTLKGRAGKGPAAPLRPLAGPPHSSSSSSGSTTPESERQGRRPTRDPRSCLQSQV, via the exons ATGGACAGCTGCAGGATCGGCAAA gACACGGACATCCAGAAGAAGATTGACCACGAGCTCCGGATGCGCGAAGGTGCCTGTAAGCTGCTGGCAGCCTGCACACAGCGGGAGCAGGCGCTGGAGGCAACCAAGAGCCTTCTGGTCTGCAACAGCCGCATCATGGCCTACATGTCGGAGCTGCAGCGCATGAAGGAGGTGCAGGTGGCGCAGAGGACGGCCCGGCG cccctcGGACGCTGGCCCCATGGACGATCGCTTACCCTGCAGGGGGAAGGTCTGCGTGTCAG atctCCGGATCCCCTTGATGTGGAAGGACACGGAGTATTTCAAAAACAAGGGAG ACCTGCATCGCTGTGCCGTGTTCTGCCTGCTGCAGCTCGGCGTGGAGATCTATGACACCGAGATGGTGCTGGTGGACCGGACGCTCACGGACATCTGCTTCGAGAACGGAGTCCTCTT CACGGAGGCGGGCCCGGACTTCGAGCTGAAGGTGGAGCTGTACAGTGCGGGGCTGGAGGAGGACTCTGCGCTCGGTAGCACCCCGAAGAAGCTGGCCAGCAAACTGAGCAGCTCGCTGGGACGCTCCTCCGGGAAGCGGCTGCGCGCGGCGTTGGACGGGGCCCCAGGGAGCCCCGTGAGTAATGGGgggagcagccccctcctgctgccgGCCCCCAGCGTGGC GGGCCCCAAGTACCACCTGCTGGCCCACACCGTGCTCTCCCTGGCCGAGGTTCAGGACAGCTTCCGCACCCATGACTTGGCCATCACCAGCAACG AGGAGAGCTCCTTCTGGCTGCCCCTCTATGGCAGCATGTGCTGCCGCCTGgctgcccagcccagctgcaTGGCCCAGCAGATGATGTGCGGCTTCTTGAAATTGCAG cagcaggtgggcgagcagcagagctgggcgcGGCTGTTCTGCGTGCTGCGGGGCTCCAACCTCCTCTGCTACCGCCGGCCCCAGGACGCcgaggccccgctggagccagcACTCACCATCGCCATCAACAAG GAGACGCGGATCCGGGCCACGGAGAAGGACCCCAGGAACAAGCTGCAGAGCATGTCGGTGACCAACCGCTACGGGGGGGAGGAGGTGACGCACACGCTGCTGGCGGAGAGCCGGGCCGACACGCAGCGCTGGATGGAGGCCTTCTGGCAGCACTTCTACGACTTGA gCCAGTGGAAGCAGTGCTGCGATGAGCTCATGAAGATGGAGGTGCCGTCCCCACgcaagcccccagccctgctggccaAGCAGGGCTCCCTGTACCACGAGATGG CTATTGAGCCTGTGGACGACATTGAGGCCGTGACGGACATCCTGGCACGGCGGGTGACGGCCCTGGAGCTGCGGCCGGACCTGGGCTGCCCCCCATGGCTGTCTCTCTTCGAGGGGCCCCTGCTCAGCGCGTCCCACGCCAGCATCACTTCTGAGCCGGCCAGCGCCAGCCCCTCTCGCCCCCGCCCGGCGTGGGGCCGGCCCCGCACGCTCTCCCTGGACGCCAGGCTCAGCACGCTGAAGGGGCGTGCGGGGAAGGGCCCCGCCGCCCCCCTGCGCCCGCTGGCCggccccccccactccagctcctccagcagcgGCAGCACCACCCCCGAGTCGGAGCGCCAGGGCCGCCGCCCCACCCGGGATCCCCGCAGCTGTCTGCAGTCCCAGGTCTGA
- the LOC123370732 gene encoding uncharacterized protein LOC123370732: MEEDAPCMAPISLQGPSEGSLLAELVPTEGPHGSRPDVPTGPLADPTNPALAGGEPAQSCPVLSSAGSCSLEPLPQAVPPWPWHPGPSTAAAPMPGKDPMAGGEAPLEPSHGLCLAPEASPAELLPESGHNGIAGQETGRWPELRDLELELELEPGEKGALSGGAKLQLQAAWDPPAGDTAWVSLQGGARRAALEGGEAVEGPSPRTA; encoded by the exons ATGGAGGAGGATGCCCCTTGCATGGCTCCCATATCACTCCAGGGCCCCTCTGAGGGCTCCTTGCTGGCAGAGCTGGTGCCCACTGAGGGGCCCCATGGCAGTCGCCCAGATGTGCCAACTGGGCCCCTCGCTGACCCCACTAATCCAGCACTGGCCGGGGGGGAGCCTGCTCAAAGCTGCCCAGTTCTCTCCAGCGCAGGGTCCTGCTCCCTGGAACCTCTGCCTCAGGCCGTGCCCCCGTGGCCCTGGCATCCCGGCCCCTCCACGGCTGCAGCCCCCATGCCTGGCAAGGACCCCATGGCAG GTGGGGAGGCACCGCTGGAGCCCTCCCACGGGCTCTGCCTGGCGCCAGAGGCCAGCCCGGCCGAGCTCCTCCCGGAGTCAGGACACAACGGCATAGCAGGGCAGGAGACCGGGAGGTGGCCAGAGCTCAGGgacctggagctggagctggagctggagccaggaGAGAAG GGCGCCCTGAGCGGCGGTGCCAAGCTCCAGCTGCAAGCGGCGTGGGATCCCCCAGCAG GGGACACAGCCTGGGTCTCTCTGCAAGGCGGCGCCAGGCGGGCGGCGCTGGAGGGGGGGGAGGCCGTCgagggcccctccccccgcactgcGTAG